One region of Salvia miltiorrhiza cultivar Shanhuang (shh) chromosome 3, IMPLAD_Smil_shh, whole genome shotgun sequence genomic DNA includes:
- the LOC131015885 gene encoding protein transport protein SEC23 C-like has protein sequence MTEFLDLELQDSVRMPWNVLPGTKAHAANCAIPIAAIYTPLKALPEATPLLPYSALRCRSCRSVINPFSIVDFSSVNKIWICSFCLQRNHFPPHYQSISEQNFPAELFPQYTTIEYEPPASQPQEKAQPGSSNVFLFVVDTCVIEEELGYLKSALLQVLGMVPENCLIGLITFGTYVHVHELGFGPIPKVHVFKGTKEVTKDQLLEQMGFFTKRPRPTSGVIAGVRDGLSQESVARFLKPASDCEFALNSILEELQKDPWPVPSDQRAARCTGAALSLAAHLLGACVPGTGARIMAFLGGPSTEGPGAIVSKSLSEPIRSHKDLDKDSAPHYHKAVKFYEALSKQLVHQGHVLDIFACALDQVGVAELKVAVEKTGGLVVLAESFGHSVFKDSLRCIFQAGDHDLGLASNGIFEINCSKDIKIQGIIGPCASLDKKGPLCSETVIGQGNTTAWKLCGLDKNTSLCIIFDVAKKESPDIIAQSANNQFYFQFLTYYQHSNGQMRLRATTLSRRWVAGPGIKDELISGFDQEAAAVVMARQVSFKMETEAEFDPIRWLDKSLIHVCTQFGEYQKDNPSSFGLSPRLSIFPQFMFHLRRSQFVQVFNNSPDETAYFRMILNRENVSNSVVMIQPSLISYSFNSGPEAALLDVVSIAADKILLLDSYFTIVVFHGSTIAQWRKAGYHELPEHQAFAQLLQAPRNDTDAIIRERFPVPRLVICDQHGSQARFLLAKLNPSATYNSDVQAAPGGDIIFTDDVSFEVFSDHLQRLAVQ, from the exons ATGACGGAATTCCTAGACCTCGAATTACAGGACTCCGTCCGCATGCCCTGGAACGTCCTCCCCGGCACTAAAGCCCACGCTGCGAACTGCGCCATCCCGATCGCCGCCATCTACACGCCGCTAAAGGCGCTCCCCGAGGCCACGCCGCTCCTCCCTTACTCGGCGCTCCGATGCCGCAGCTGCCGATCCGTGATCAATCCGTTCTCGATCGTCGATTTCTCCTCCGTGAACAAGATATGGATCTGCAGCTTCTGCCTCCAGCGCAACCACTTTCCGCCGCATTATCAGTCGATTTCGGAGCAGAATTTCCCGGCTGAGCTATTCCCGCAATATACGACTATTGAGTACGAGCCTCCTGCTTCTCAGCCGCAGGAGAAGGCGCAGCCTGGGAGCAGTAATGTATTTTTGTTTGTGGTGGATACTTGTGTTATCGAGGAGGAGTTGGGGTATTTGAAGTCCGCTTTATTGCAG GTGTTGGGAATGGTGCCTGAGAATTGTTTGATCGGGTTGATTACATTTGGTACATATGTGCACGTTCATGAGCTCGGCTTTGGGCCGATTCCAAAAGTTCATGTGTTCAAGGGGACAAAGGAGGTGACTAAGGATCAGTTATTGGAGCAGATGGGCTTCTTTACGAAAAGACCAAGGCCGACTTCAGGTGTCATTGCTGGAGTGAGAGATGGGTTGTCACAGGAGAGTGTTGCAAGGTTCTTGAAACCTGCGTCCGATTGTGAGTTCGCTCTTAATTCG ATATTAGAGGAGCTTCAGAAAGATCCTTGGCCAGTTCCATCTGATCAACGTGCTGCTAGGTGTACTGGTGCAGCATTGAGTCTGGCTGCTCATTTGCTGGGGGCATGTGTCCCCGGTACTGGCGCTAGAATTATGGCATTTTTGGGTGGACCCTCAACAGAGGGGCCAGGAGCT ATAGTGTCCAAAAGTCTATCTGAACCTATACGTTCTCACAAGGACCTGGACAAAGATTCAGCTCCTCACTACCACAAAGCTGTGAAGTTTTATGAAGCACTTTCAAAACAACTTGTTCATCAGGGACATGTGCTAGATATTTTTGCTTGTGCACTTGATCAG GTTGGAGTTGCTGAGCTTAAAGTAGCAGTTGAAAAGACTGGAGGGCTTGTTGTTCTTGCTGAAAGTTTTGGCCATTCAGTTTTCAAGGATTCCCTACGATGTATTTTCCAAGCTGGCGATCATGATCTGGGACTGGCATCAAA TGGTATATTTGAGATCAACTGCTCAAAAGATATCAAAATTCAGGGAATAATTGGGCCTTGTGCATCACTTGATAAG AAAGGTCCTTTGTGCTCTGAAACTGTTATTGGCCAAGGGAATACCACTGCATGGAAGTTATGTGGCCTTGACAAAAATACTTCATTGTGTATAATATTTGATGTTGCCAAGAAAGAGAGCCCAGACATTATTGCTCAATCAGCAAACAACCAGTTTTATTTCCAGTTTCTGACCTA TTATCAACACAGCAATGGGCAAATGAGACTCCGTGCCACCACTCTATCCAGAAGATGGGTTGCTGGACCTGGGATCAAAGAT GAACTAATATCTGGATTTGACCAAGAAGCAGCTGCTGTAGTAATGGCACGCCAAGTTTCTTTCAAAATGGAAACTGAG GCTGAATTTGACCCTATAAGGTGGCTTGATAAATCATTGATACATGTATGTACACAATTCGGAGAGTACCAGAAGGATAACCCATCTTCTTTTGGTTTATCCCCTAGATTATCAATATTTCCTCAGTTCATGTTCCACCTGCGGCGTTCACAATTTGTCCAG GTCTTCAACAATAGCCCAGATGAGACAGCATACTTTAGGATGATTCTGAATAGAGAAAATGTATCTAATTCAGTTGTCATGATTCAACCTTCCTTGATCTCTTACTCTTTCAACTCAGGGCCAGAAGCTGCACTTCTCGATGTGGTTTCTATTGCTGCTGATAAAATCCTTCTTCTTGATTCGTATTTCACTATTGTTGTATTTCATGGATCAACTATTGCTCAATGGCGAAAAGCTGGATATCATGAATTGCCTGAACATCAG GCCTTCGCTCAATTGCTACAAGCTCCCCGGAACGACACAGATGCCATAATAAGAGAAAGATTCCCAGTTCCTCGCCTTGTAATCTGTGATCAACATGGCTCTCAG GCCCGTTTTCTGCTAGCGAAGTTAAATCCTTCAGCTACTTATAATTCAGATGTTCAAGCAGCTCCTGGAGGTGATATCATTTTCACTGATGATGTCAGCTTTGAGGTCTTCTCAGATCACCTTCAGCGCTTGGCAGTTCAATAG
- the LOC131015893 gene encoding probable xyloglucan endotransglucosylase/hydrolase protein 30 encodes MNHDLIAAMKKLIQYSLSSIYLLLLLVDVGCALNTTPFSKGFTPLFGHPNIIPSLDDRSLQLHLNQYTGSGFKSAEVYKYGLFSAKIKLPSDYAAGVVVAFYTTNGDMFGKTHDELDFEFLGNIRGKAWRFQTNMYGNGSTNRGREERYYLWFHPSKHFHRYTIFWTTTNIIFYIDDVPIREIVRNDAMGADFPSKPMALYATIWDASDWATSGGKYKANYKYAPFVAEFSDLVLNGCAAYPVEEVVATGCDEINDQLAIFDRISPRQRVAMKRFRERYMYYSYCYDKLRYPVPPPECVIDPAERQMFKETGRLKFDEKHHRRRFNQRGQVKR; translated from the exons ATGAATCATGATTTGATAGCAGCAATGAAGAAGCTCATCCAATATTCTCTCTCATCAatctatcttcttcttcttctcgtgGACGTAGGTTGTGCGTTGAACACAACCCCCTTCTCCAAAGgcttcacccctctttttggtCATCCAAATATCATCCCTTCTCTCGACGATCGATCCCTTCAACTTCATCTCAATCAATAcacag GGTCGGGATTCAAATCCGCAGAGGTGTACAAGTACGGGTTGTTCAGCGCCAAAATCAAGCTACCATCGGACTACGCAGCAGGCGTCGTCGTCGCCTTTTAT ACAACAAATGGAGATATGTTTGGAAAGACACACGACGAGCTGGATTTCGAGTTTTTAGGGAACATACGAGGAAAGGCGTGGCGGTTTCAGACAAATATGTATGGGAATGGGAGCACTAACAGAGGCAGAGAAGAGAGATATTACCTCTGGTTTCACCCTTCCAAACACTTTCATCGTTACACCATTTTCTGGACCACCACCAATATCAT ATTCTATATTGATGATGTCCCGATCCGAGAAATTGTACGAAATGATGCAATGGGAGCTGATTTCCCATCAAAACCTATGGCATTATACGCCACAATATGGGATGCATCGGATTGGGCTACTTCCGGTGGCAAATACAAAGCAAATTACAAATATGCCCCTTTCGTGGCCGAGTTCAGCGACCTCGTCCTCAACGGGTGCGCCGCCTATCCGGTGGAAGAGGTGGTCGCCACCGGCTGCGATGAGATAAATGACCAACTTGCTATTTTTGATAGAATAAGCCCTAGACAAAGAGTGGCCATGAAAAGATTTAGAGAAAGATACATGTATTATTCGTATTGTTATGATAAATTAAGGTATCCGGTGCCTCCGCCCGAATGTGTCATTGATCCGGCGGAGAGGCAGATGTTTAAGGAGACGGGGCGGCTGAAATTTGACGAGAAGCACCACCGCCGGAGGTTCAACCAAAGAGGCCAAGTTAAGAGGTAG
- the LOC131018837 gene encoding uncharacterized protein LOC131018837 has translation MIHDAYDVYENNPTHFQTLLEDAEKPLYPGCSKFTKLSATIKLYNLKAKHGWSDTSFNDLLKLIREMLTETNSMPFSLYDAKKTLSTLGLDYEKIHACPNDCILYRKEYLDSSDCPTCGMSRWKVNKKGKVMSEVPSKVLWYFPPIPRFRRMFRTREIAKELVWHADERKHDGKLRHPANAPAWRLVDNKWPDFGNEPRNLRLALAADGMNPHNMMSSNYSCWPVVLVTYNLPPWLCIKRRFMMLSLLIFGPKQPGNDIDVYLAPLIDDLKELWEVEIKAYDAYHDQSFTLKYVLLWTINDFLAYGNLSGCSVKGYKACSICADKTHSKWLPHSRKVSYIGHRQFLPESHPCRRQKKAFDGVQELRAAPKPLNGREVLERMQACKCVWGKTKGIKISVEGNSKKRKKKELAVSSVENSYFKKKSIFYKLEY, from the coding sequence ATGATTCACGATGCGTATGATGTATATGAAAATAACCCAACCCATTTTCAGACGTTGCTTGAAGACGCTGAAAAACCTTTATATCCCGGTTGTAGTAAATTTACTAAGCTATCTGCCACCATTAAATTGTACAATTTGAAGGCGAAACATGGTTGGAGTGATACTAGTTTCAATGATCTATTGaaattgataagagaaatgcTCACTGAAACCAATTCCATGCCTTTTTCTTTGTACGATGCAAAGAAAACCTTAAGCACGCTAGGATTAGATTATGAGAAGATTCATGCCTGCCCTAACGACTGCATTTTATATCGGAAGGAGTATTTAGATTCAAGTGATTGCCCTACATGTGGGATGTCAAGATGGAAGGTGAATAAGAAAGGTAAGGTTATGTCTGAAGTGCCGTCAAAAGTTTTGTGGTATTTTCCTCCAATACCAAGATTCCGAAGAATGTTTCGTACTCGGGAAATTGCCAAAGAGCTAGTTTGGCATGCGGATGAAAGAAAGCATGACGGTAAATTACGTCATCCAGCTAATGCACCGGCTTGGAGATTAGTAGACAACAAATGGCCCGATTTCGGGAACGAACCCAGAAATCTTAGATTAGCTTTAGCAGCCGATGGTATGAATCCACACAATATGATGAGTTCTAACTATAGTTGTTGGCCTGTCGTACTTGTCACATACAATTTACCTCCATGGTTATGCATAAAGAGAAGATTTATGATGCTAAGTCTACTGATTTTTGGTCCCAAGCAACCCGGGAACGATATTGATGTATACTTGGCACCCCTAATTGATGACTTGAAAGAGTTATGGGAGGTGGAGATCAAAGCATATGACGCTTATCATGATCAAAGCTTCACACTTAAATATGTTCTACTGTGGACAATCAACGATTTTCTTGCCTATGGAAACTTGTCGGGATGTTCTGTTAAAGGGTATAAAGCTTGTTCAATTTGTGCAGATAAAACTCATTCTAAATGGCTACCGCACAGTAGGAAAGTATCTTACATTGGGCATAGACAATTTTTACCCGAATCTCATCCTTGCCGAAGGCAGAAGAAAGCGTTTGACGGCGTACAAGAGTTGCGGGCTGCCCCAAAACCTCTAAATGGTAGAGAGGTTTTAGAAAGAATGCAAGCATGCAAATGTGTGTGGGGAAAAACGAAGGGTATAAAAATATCAGTTGAAGGCAATTccaaaaagagaaagaagaaggaatTAGCTGTGTCTTCCGTAGAGAACTCATATTTCAagaagaagtcaattttctaTAAGTTAGAGTATTAG